In Methanocella paludicola SANAE, the sequence ATCGCGCAAAAGGCCATTGCCTACGGCATCCGGGGGTATCGCCTCGATGGCATGGACGTGCTGGCCTCGTACGTTCTGGCAAAGGACGCCCTCGACAGGGCGAAAAAGGGAGAGGGGCCGACGCTCATCGAAGCGCTATGCTATAGGTTCGGCCCGCACACCACGGCGGATAATCCGGACCTTTATCGTGAGAAGGAAGAGGTCGAGCGTATAAAAAAAGAAAAGGACCCCATAGCCAGGTTCCGAAATTATCTCGTGAAGAGGAAGCTCTGGGACGATCAAAAGGAGAAGGCGCTCATAGAGGAGATCGACAGGCTGGTCGATGCCGCTGCTAAAGAGGCAGAAAAGGCTCCCGTGCCGACGTTCGAAGATCTGGTAAGGAACGTGTTCGCAGAGACGCCCCCGTATCTTGAGGATGAGTTGAATTATTTTAAGAAGGTTTCCGGGGGCGGCAAGCCATGATGATGAACAATGTGCAGGCAGTGAACGATGCCCTGATGTACGAGATGGGCCGCGATCCTACGGTCATGATGATGGGCGAGGATGTGGGCCGGGAAGGGGGAGTGTTTCGGGCGACGACAGGCTTGCAGCAGAAGTATGGTAAGGCCCGGGTGGTCGATACGCCGCTCTCTGAGAATGGCATTGTGGGCACTGCGGTCGGGCTGGCGCTGAACGGGATGAAGCCCGTCGCGGAGATACAGTTCTCGGGATTCGTGTTTGCGGCCTACGACCAGCTTATTTCGCACGCTTCCCGCATGCGGCAGCGCTCCATGGGCCGGTATCATGTGCCAATGGTCGTACGCATGCCCTTCGGCGGAGGCGTGCGGGCGCTGGAGCACCACAGCGAAAGCGACGAGACCATCTATACCCAGATACCGGGCTTAAAGGTGGTCGCGGCGTGTACGCCGACCGATATGAAGGGCCTGCTCATCTCTGCTATCAGGGATCCCGACCCGATCATTTTCCTGGAGCATATTCGACTATACCGGGCTTTCCGGGAGGAGGTGCCCGAAGGCGAGTTCACCCTGCCCATTGGAAAGGCCCGCGTCGCCCTGCAGGGAAATGACCTGACGATCCTGGCATGGGGCGCAATGGTGAACGTTTCGCTGGAGGCCGCGAAGCAGCTCCAGAAAGAAGGCATCAATGCGGAAGTCATAGACCTGAGAACGCTGAAGCCCCTGGACAAGGAAGCAGTACTGAATTCGGTTAAGAGGACGGGCAGGGTAGTCATCGTAGAAGAAGCCCACAGGATATCCGGATTTGGCTCGGACCTCGGCGCGATCATCGCGGAGGACGCGATGCTGTACCTGAAAGCGCCCATCATAAGGGTATCCGGGTACGACATCCGGTTCCCGCTCTACAAGCTCGAAGACGAGTACCTGCCCGACCCGCACAGGGTCGCCGTGGCGGCAAAGGAAGTCATGAATTTTTGAAGGTGAAAGATTGGCGTACGAGTTCAAGCTGCCGGACCTGGGCGAGGGCATCACGTCCGGCGAGATCAAGAAGTGGCACGTAAGGAAGGGCCAGAAGGTCGAGGAGGACCAGACTATCGCCGAGGTCGAGACCGATAAGGCCGTGGTCGAGCTCCCGTCCCCCGTTACTGGTATCGTCGAGGACATAAAGGCTCCCGAAGGCGGTAAGGTCAACGTCGGGGAAGTTATCGCTGTCATAAAAGAAGAAGGGGCGCCGGAGGCGCCCCCACAGCCGAAGGCGGCGGAGAAGGCGCAGGAAGCCCGTAAGCCCGAAGTTCCTGCGCCTAAGGCGGAAGCGCAAAAGGTACCGGTACTGGCCACCCCGGCGACGCGTATGCTGGCTAAACAGCTAGGCGTTAATATCGATTCTGTTAAAGGGACCGGGCCCATGGGCCGCATAACCGACGAGGACGTGAGGAGCGCTGCACAGAAGCCGGCTGCCAAGCCCGCGGAGGCCCCTGTGCCGGCCCCGGCAATGAAAGCCGCAGGAAAAGAGGAGCGCATACCCTTCCGCGGCATCCGCAGGACCATATCCGAGAACATGATACGGTCCGTATCAAAAACAGCCCAGGTAACGCTCGTCGACGATGCGGACCTGACGAGGCTCGTCGAGTTCCGGGAGCGTATTAATAAGAAGCTGGGCGGAGAGGTCAAGATCAGTTACCTTGCCTTATTCGTCAAGGCCGTGGTCGCCGCGCTCATCGCTCACCCTACTTTGAATTCCAGCCTGGACGAGGAGAAGGGCGAGATTGTCCTAAAAAAATATTACAATATCGGCATTGCAGTTGATACGGACAGGGGCCTCATCGTTCCGGTGCTCAAGGATGCCGATAAGAAAAGCCTCATAGATATTTCTAAGGAACTCGTACACATCATCGAGCTAACGAGGGATGGCAGGATAGGCATCGAGCAGCTCAAGGGCAACACGTTCACGATCGCCAACATCGGCAGCGTCGGCGGGCTCTTTTCCACCCCGATCATTAATTATCCGGATGTGGCTATCCTCGAGATGCAGCAGATCCGGGATATGCCGAGGGTCGTGGACGGCAGCATCGTCATCCGGAAGGTCATGTACCTGCCGCTCACCATCGATCACCGCATCGTGGACGGCGCCGAAGGCCAGCGTTTCATGAACGACCTGAAGCGGTTCCTGGAAGACCCGGAGCAATTGCTCGTGAGCATGGTCTAGGTGTTCTCATGGTCGTCGGGGACATTGAAGTAGGGACGGATGTCCTGGTCGTGGGTGCAGGGCCCGCGGGCTATACCTGCGCCATCTCTGCCGCACGCCAGGGCCTTGACGTTACACTCGTAAATAAGAGCGAGCTGGGCGGCGTGTGCCTGCATAAGGGCTGTATACCCGTCAAGACGCTCATCAACGTTTACAGGCTGGCCGAGGACATTAAGATCGCTTCTACGATGGGCCTTAAGGCGGAAGGCGCATCCGTCGACCGCCGGAAAGCGTATGAGTGGAAAGATACGGTCGTCGGGAAACTGGAGGCCGGCATCCGGGAGCTTTGCAGGGGCAGCGGCGTCCAGATGATGGAGGGCTCCTGCTCGTTCCTTTCTTCATCCAGGGCGGTCGTCTCTGGCCCATCCGGCATCCAGCATGTCATTTTCAAGAGGGCCGTCATCGCTGCCGGGGGGCGGCATAAGCCTTTGCCGGGCATTCCATTCGACGGTAGCCTGGTCATCAACCCTGACGAAGCGCTGGACATGCCAGACGAAGGTACGGCCATCCTGGGCGGCGGCTATGCGGCCATAACCATTGCAGCGCTCATGGCATCACAGAATAAGAAGTTCACGATCATCCATAAAAAGGAGCATATATTAACGTTTCTAGATGAAGAGATGTTAAGGCCCGTGATGAGGCGTTTTCAAGAGAAGGGCGTGGCCGTTCACGCCGCCTCATCGTGGACCGTTAAAAGAATGGGCGATAGAGTACGGGTCGAGCTGGACATAGAGGATAAAAAAGAGACCCTGGAGGCGAAGAAGCTCGTCCCGGATAACGGGATGATCGCGAACACGGATGGCCTGGGCCTGGAAAATACGGCCGTAAAGACCCGTAAGGACGGCTTCATCATAACCGGTGAGAATTACCGGACCGACGACCCTTCGATCTATGCCATCGGCGACGTCTGTGGCATGCACGGTAATGCCAGCACGGCATACCGGGAGGGGGAATCTCTGGCCGATATTCTTGCCGGGAAGACCGGCCTTCCGGATACCATCGTGACACCGCTTACAATGTCCACTGATCCCGAGATCGCGTCTGCCGGGTACACCGAAACAAAAGCCCGTGAAGCCGGCATCGACGTTATCGTGGGGCGATTCCCGTTCACCGCTAACGGCAAGGCCGTTTCGATAGGGAAGACCACGGGCTTCGTGAAAGTCGTCGCTGAAAAAAGCTCCCACCGGATACTTGGCATGCATGCCGTCGGATATGAAGCGTTCGATATTTTGCAGGAGGGCGTCCTCGCGATAGAGATGGGCGCCCGGCTGGAGGACGTGGTTTTGACGTTGCACCCTCACCCGACCTTATGCGAGGCGGTGCGAGAGGCATGTGCCGATGCTCTCGGCGAGTCGACTAACATCCGGGAGAACAAATAAGGTATTACCGGGAAAAATTCCACTCATAGCTATCGTATTTCCGCATAGCATCCTTAACCCGTGTCCACTCCTCGCCGTTCAGCGCCCCGAACTCCCAGTCCTTTCCTTCAGTAAACCCGTTCAACAGCGCATCGTATAGCTCTTCCATGGATGCGCTGCACAATTCACGCACGCAGGCGACGCCCTCGCCAAATGAAGCAGCAGGCTTGTCGGAAAGCTTCAGCTTCGAAGGCTTGAGCACGGAGAACATGGTCGAGCGGTCCAGGCCGTAGAGGATGGTGCCATGCTGTGTCAGCACGCCCTGTCTCCGCATCTGGGCGCTGCCCGAAATTTTTCGGCCGCCAACGATAACGTCGTTGATA encodes:
- a CDS encoding dihydrolipoyl dehydrogenase family protein — encoded protein: MVVGDIEVGTDVLVVGAGPAGYTCAISAARQGLDVTLVNKSELGGVCLHKGCIPVKTLINVYRLAEDIKIASTMGLKAEGASVDRRKAYEWKDTVVGKLEAGIRELCRGSGVQMMEGSCSFLSSSRAVVSGPSGIQHVIFKRAVIAAGGRHKPLPGIPFDGSLVINPDEALDMPDEGTAILGGGYAAITIAALMASQNKKFTIIHKKEHILTFLDEEMLRPVMRRFQEKGVAVHAASSWTVKRMGDRVRVELDIEDKKETLEAKKLVPDNGMIANTDGLGLENTAVKTRKDGFIITGENYRTDDPSIYAIGDVCGMHGNASTAYREGESLADILAGKTGLPDTIVTPLTMSTDPEIASAGYTETKAREAGIDVIVGRFPFTANGKAVSIGKTTGFVKVVAEKSSHRILGMHAVGYEAFDILQEGVLAIEMGARLEDVVLTLHPHPTLCEAVREACADALGESTNIRENK
- a CDS encoding dihydrolipoamide acetyltransferase family protein, translating into MAYEFKLPDLGEGITSGEIKKWHVRKGQKVEEDQTIAEVETDKAVVELPSPVTGIVEDIKAPEGGKVNVGEVIAVIKEEGAPEAPPQPKAAEKAQEARKPEVPAPKAEAQKVPVLATPATRMLAKQLGVNIDSVKGTGPMGRITDEDVRSAAQKPAAKPAEAPVPAPAMKAAGKEERIPFRGIRRTISENMIRSVSKTAQVTLVDDADLTRLVEFRERINKKLGGEVKISYLALFVKAVVAALIAHPTLNSSLDEEKGEIVLKKYYNIGIAVDTDRGLIVPVLKDADKKSLIDISKELVHIIELTRDGRIGIEQLKGNTFTIANIGSVGGLFSTPIINYPDVAILEMQQIRDMPRVVDGSIVIRKVMYLPLTIDHRIVDGAEGQRFMNDLKRFLEDPEQLLVSMV
- a CDS encoding alpha-ketoacid dehydrogenase subunit beta; its protein translation is MMMNNVQAVNDALMYEMGRDPTVMMMGEDVGREGGVFRATTGLQQKYGKARVVDTPLSENGIVGTAVGLALNGMKPVAEIQFSGFVFAAYDQLISHASRMRQRSMGRYHVPMVVRMPFGGGVRALEHHSESDETIYTQIPGLKVVAACTPTDMKGLLISAIRDPDPIIFLEHIRLYRAFREEVPEGEFTLPIGKARVALQGNDLTILAWGAMVNVSLEAAKQLQKEGINAEVIDLRTLKPLDKEAVLNSVKRTGRVVIVEEAHRISGFGSDLGAIIAEDAMLYLKAPIIRVSGYDIRFPLYKLEDEYLPDPHRVAVAAKEVMNF